The genomic region GATGATAAAGCTAGCCAAGACACCATCCCACACATACCCCCACCGATTATGACAATGTCAGTCACCTCGTCACGTGGTGGTACCCAGTCTTTGCCTGGATAGAGAAGACAATCTAGATCTTCCTTCAGACGCTCCCCAAGGCACTTCAGGCCAATATCATTAAATTTCTTGTTTTCATTACTCATGTAGAAATTGACTTAAATGAGTTCGTTAGTTTCTGGAAAATTCAGAAACTATTTTCATTAGTTCTGTTAATTTCGTTAGAAATATCACTTTATCAGTTGTTTGCAGAGGTTGTATCATGTTCTTTATTTGGATTATTGCAAATCAGAATGAAGCGAGCATTTTTTGCATCTGCACAATAGTAAGACTGATAATTCATTGCGGAAAATGCAAGATCGTCAACCGCACTTATTACCTGATCAACTTTGTCATCAGTCATAATTGCTGATAAATTGAGTCGAACCCAGCCGGGTTTTTCAAGCTCATTTCCTTTTTTGATAGACTCTTCAATCATAGCAGACTGCTCCTGATTTATACCCAACAATCGGTGTGCATATGCTCCTGCACAGGCACACCCTCCACGCGCTTGCACACCTGCAACATCGCTCAAGAGTTTTGTGAAAAATTGGTGGTGGACGTATCCACCATTTCCATCCCTTACGCGAAACGAAAAAATTGGTAACTTTGGGG from SAR324 cluster bacterium harbors:
- a CDS encoding aminotransferase class V-fold PLP-dependent enzyme, translating into VVRDKVVRSLTPSVPGGGTVNFVSPWGQTYSDTIQRREEGGTPNILGDIRVALAMLIKEALGQDWLERRNKDLRERATSIWERNPRLEFMGGNQSPKLPIFSFRVRDGNGGYVHHQFFTKLLSDVAGVQARGGCACAGAYAHRLLGINQEQSAMIEESIKKGNELEKPGWVRLNLSAIMTDDKVDQVISAVDDLAFSAMNYQSYYCADAKNARFILICNNPNKEHDTTSANN